In Juglans regia cultivar Chandler chromosome 13, Walnut 2.0, whole genome shotgun sequence, the DNA window AAAACGAAACCAAAAAGCAAGTCCTTATCCAATGACAGCACTGCGTGGTCTCGTTTCGGGGTGGGGGCTGTTATAACCACACTCGTCCACCTGACGCGTAAGCTAACAATACGTGTCGATGAGTAATTGGGTGCCGCCTTTTAGtgatttcaaattattattccACGCTACGGCAACAAAACTCTTCCAGTCACGTGTTTTTGTGACAGTtcgctcttcttcttcttctttttctcttgaaatatgttagttttttttccttatgttttcgtaaagaataaatataaattattattaagagtatttattttatatagataatGTGACATTAtcttgattatatatttttttaaatgagtattaagaataattaattaaaaataaatatacagtaaatataaaatatatactattataataatttctttctaacattactcttatataattattaaaagattgtaattaattagttcagtCCGATTATATTTTTGGACTGGACCGGTGGCACCTTTAGACCGGACCAAACTATATGTTCGGTTGGTTTAATCGATTCATTCAGTCCGAGCTCGTGCAAAATAGgcctttttttttagttaaagaCTCAACTTATcaataaatactatatatttcAAACCAACTAAAAATTAGTCCAAAAATACTgtttagttaatattttatatagttaataattataaattagatgaaaattatataattaaattatataactatataaatactatataaaaagttaaaatttattaaaaaaattatatatgtaattcgGTGTCTGATCGGGGTGAAACCTAGCTAATTTCTaccatttaaaattataattatataagaaatgttatttatcattctcacactatacattaatatatatgtaatttatcatttttatctttctatttaaatttaaatttatacattaatatgtatgtatttaaatagaagaataaaaataacaaatcacatattaatatatggtgGGAGAAGAGACTCATTTGCTATCATCATGTGAAACTTATCCGAAAGatcagtttttaaatttgttttttttttagaaatactatttatactcatgattttatttatataaacataatgTATCAGAAAATtgatacattttaaaatttgaaatttaaaatctaaattttaaaaaatattgataaaatagaacgACCGTTCAATACGTATAATATAGtcttaaaattatatgtatgtgtagcactatttttttttttatcacaaaatcaATTATATGTGacgtaaaaatgaaaatgatgagCAGAATTTTCTATACAATAATATCACGAAATAAAATGTCACATGGTCTTGAGGTTCACATGCATGCCTCCATACAGAAgatgcctttttcttttcaataaactATTCGGTCCATATAAAGTTCccacaaaatacaaaaaccttACACCACTACTGTACGACCCGTGACAGTACCGCCCATTGTAATCCCCATTTTTGCGAACTCCGAACTGCATGCAGTCACGAGCCAGCCTGTGACTATATTTTGCGTCCCTCCAAGTAAACGACCTAATTATTTATACTAAAAAGATATATGATGACTCAACGAtgataaaatagtatttttttcttaattattgcCTATCCCATTTTGCTTATATATAAGTGGCCGGCCAGTTAATTAGATACGTACATAGCCATCGATCACTGATCTCTGAACtccaacaaattaaagagaTCGGCTGAGCTAGCTGTTTGAGCAAAAAAATATGGAAGGTGGATACAAAAGGCTAGTCTTTGTTGCATTAATGTTTGTGTTCATGGTCATGATGATGGGATCTGAGTCGACCATCATGTTGGCCAATGGTCAGACATTATGCCGCATGACAAAAGAGGGTCTCAAGGCATGTGAGCCATCGGTGAGCGGCCTATTCCCTGTTCCTCCCTCAGCCGCCTGTTGCTCGGCTCTCTCCAACGCTGACATGCAGTGCCTCTGCCTTTTCAAGAACTCCAGGCTGTTTAATCTCTACGGAATTGACCCCAACCTCGCCTTTGAGCTCCCCGCTAAATGCAATCTTCCCCAGTTCCATtgctcaaattaatatattatatgctaaaacatgatatatatccCGGCCCgcttaatttattatatatgcatgtactaTCTATCTGTTGTAGTTTTTCCGGATCTTCTTtgtgctagctagcttgttcATGTGTGACGTTTTATTATGATCATGATGCACGTACTCATGCGGCTGTTGGTTAATTTCAGCTTGattgcttgtttgttttcatgtcTTGCTTTTACGTACGTCGTCGTTATGTAATAAACAGTACTCTTGTTAAGATATGGTACTGCATGGTTTGCTAATTATCTTTTGAATCTTCATGGCCTCCAAACTTATTATACGTACGTACTGCATATACGTACTACTGATGATCTCGCTCTCaagtttgttttaattaaatcgAGCCATCATGTTACTTTTTACCAAATATCCtcctacacacacacatgacacCTTATGATGACACGATCTCATGGTACTGGTACTGTATAAGATCAATTAATATTCCATGTTCACATGCAAAGTTCTGATATTGATCGAGGCCGGGATCATAAACAAGAACGCAAAGAACACATTAATAATCCTACATTAAACTTcaatattcattcattcattgcATTGCATTGCAAATTGGGAGAATCGGCGAAAGGGTACTAGTACTGAGTCCAGTTTGACGTACAATATTTCTCCCATGACTAATGCTAATCACACAATGATCCTTAGCATAggcatataaatataaatacatatatatatatatatatatatatatataaatctctgATAACTGCAATACGTGTGAGTGATTCAGCATACCTTCTAACTTAATCCCTTGTACGTCTTTGCAATACACAATTCAAATGGGCCATGATTACGATGAGTTATAACTTGTCatggtttattttaattattttacaataaaaatatttttagaataaatttaacatatccaTGCAGTTTGTaattagatgcatgcatgcatggttttttAGAATTAATTTTGAAGATATCAAGCATTTCCCATTGTAATAGATAggttcttataaaataattttcgaaAAGTGTTAATTACTTAATTTCTAATTATCGTAATTTCTTCAATCATTGATATATACATGCACACGTGCCGCGTGCCCACACACACATGAATATATGGGAGCATGAGGATAGGGATGCTTAATGCTTCTCTCATGCATGACATAattctcttttaatttgtaCCTATCAATTTGTTACCTAGACTCTGTCCAATCGTTAGCTTGTcactatcattttattaaattacaaaaagaaagaaaaccattTACGTGCAAACATAATAACAAAAACCAAATTCTAATATAAGTTTAAGAAAAAGCACGAGATAAATACAATCTCATGTGAACCTTAATTTGTACGTTTATGGATAGCGTCGAAcacaacattaattaatacaataaGGTCTACATGCTCTATCTATATTTATCCtaagtttgagaaaagaaaaatatatattcaagatgTGATTCCATAACATTAAATGAAGACAACATTAATTACAATAATTAAGGTCTACATGCTTCATCtgaatttatagaaaattagaCTCAATCCAATCCTTGAAACTCCATGCCACTTATAATGCTTTATCTgaatttcttcttgttcttcgcACCAAGAAACTCTAGAGTGATCAAAACCATTAAGCCAAAATATTGAAATCTCTTTGTCTCTTAGAGTCTCTGATCTGATTAACCAGACCACCCTTTCCTGGAACATTCAAAAAATGCTAACCCTCTTTCAGCAAGATAGCATATGGGAAATTCAAAAAATCCCGTTACTTTATGCCAGCCAAAGATCAGACTGTTCGACTTGGATAAATAGCCAAAATGGaaatttttctatcaaaacAGCTTACCATCTTGCAGCAAAACTTGCAAATACACTAATGCCAAATCTTCCTAATTTCTCAATGTAAAAAATCTGGAAACTAAAAATTCATGATCGCCATAAACTCCTCATTTAGAAAATCATATGGAACTTAATACTCCAAAACCGCCATAAACTCCTCCTTTGGAAAATCATATGGAACATATTCATGACCACTATAAACTCCTCCAAATATTCCATCCTTTAGCTACCCACTGTGcgaaaaacaagaagaaactaTGCTCCATCTTTTTATTGAATGCCCAATCACCAGAATTTTATGGAGTCAAAGCAGCTGACCATTAAATCTCTATTCACTGGCGATCACTACAATGCAGTATTAGATACAAATTATCATTAATCCCGAATCGAAGTTGGGATTAAATTCTCAGGAATAAGTAAGAACATCCTTTCCAATTATTTGCAGTTCtgataatagaatttatttggaaaatgagGAATGATGTAGTCCACAaccaaatagtttttttctctagaGAAGGCAAAGGAATAGTTGGACACTTCATACCAAGAAACCCTACATGCATGGAAATAAAAGGCGAAATCAAATCAGTCATAGAAATGGCAAGCCCCATCCAGATATCAAACAAGCATATCTTTTGATGCTGCAATAAGAGATTCATTCTCAACATCTTCAACGGTGAGTCGAGACTCAGATGGCAACTTTCTAGAAATCtggatagaaaaaaaaatgctaccaCAAACCCCGCCATAGTAGAAGCCTAGGCAGCAAAACTAGCAATAAAAATGGCAGAACAACTACAAAAGGCTTCAACAACCCTAGAAGGAGATGCACAACTCGTGATTTCAGCAATCCAAGGAGAATCCATTGTTTGGCAAATTAACTCCATTACTAAAGACCTCAAGTGTTGAAAAATCATAACGACTGGAgcgttaaaaaaatagatcgatCACAAAATTGATGTGCGCACTCGGTGGCGCAATGGGCAGCAACCAACCTTGTGTTTGGTAGCATACCCGTAGAAAAACTACCTTCTtgtatttttcatattgataGTGGGAAAAATCCTCCCCCTACTAGATTGTAATTTCCTCTTATTTATAAAAGTATAGTCGAAAactttttccatatctagcttTATCGTCATTTGGccatttctcttcattttcctcTTGAGATGGTGAAACAACTCATGGACAATTATAGAGTTTTCTTTGATGTAACAGCCTGGGACGAATGATGTTTAAAAGGGAGAGATGATATTGGGGAGTGTCTTCTTTAAGCGATTTGCCAGAATTTTGGTGATGGTTTTGTATATAACATTAGTCAAGCTGATTGATCAGAAATTTTGAGGGAAGCATGGATTGGAGATTTTTGGGATGAGAGCTATATTTGTGTGGTTCATCTGCCTCAGTAGTTTTCCACTTCTAAAGAAAATCTGGACTGCAGCTATGACTTCTTTTTTGATGATCTTCCAGTAGTGTTTATAGAAGAGAGTTGTCATTCCATCCAAACCCGGTGTTTTATGGTTGGGAATTTGCTTTAGTACTCCatagatttcttcttcaataGGTAGCGCAGTTAGGAACTCATTTTCTTGATCtgttatttacttttcaaaaagattttccAAATCTTCCAGGATAACTGGATTTAAAGTGGCACAAATAGACCTAAAATAAGTAATGAAATACGATTCACTGATATCATGGTCCATTGTCCAGTTACCTAGGCTTAATTTGACGAGTCGATCTCGTTGCTTCTTCTTCGGATTGTTGTTGAGAGATGGTAGAACTTTGTATTCAGAGCTATTGTAGTGAACCAATTGATTCGTGATTTTTTACGCCatattatttattcatgttTTAACTGATCTTGGAGATTTGCTTGTAACTGCTTCTCTTTTAAATTGACTCTGCGGACATGGGGTTGCACTGGATTTAATTGAGTTCGCTTTCTATTTGCTGGATGTTAACTTGAATCTTTCCGAAGTGGACTTTGTTCCGGTGTTTTAGAGCATCTTAGTGGCCTTGATTTTGTTGCATAGTATGAAGGCCGGATTTCCATTGAAGTGCTTACTCCATGCTTCCTGAATAATTATTTGACTGAGTAGTTCTCGGATCCAGaattcttcaaacttgaaagaTAAGGCTCTATTTGTCACTTTTGTCGTGGTGAGTAGAAGCAGATGGTGATCTGATGCCGAGGAAGTAAAGTGGTGAATTGTGGCATCAGGAAATAATAATCTCCATTGTGTGCTTGTTATCCCTCGGTCCAGCCTCTTTCTGATCAAGGCCTTGCCGTGTCAATTGTTAGTCCATGTAAACGTGGGCCCAGAGAAACCAATATCGATTAGACCATGTGTTtccatcaaattttttaatccaCCAATTGACAAGGATGTTATTGGATGCCCCCCAATTTTCTCGTTTTGGCTTAATATATCGTTGAAATCTCCAATGCAAATCCATGGGCGGGAAAAGAGTTGTGAATTGAGTCTAATGATGTCTAGAAATTTGCTTTGTGTTACCACTGTGCTAGAGCATAGACATATGTAGCTAGCCAATGATGGTTAGGAGGatcataataaattaaaatagatctTGCATTCATGTTCACATGTACTGGTTCTACATCTACACCCGGTCGCCATATTAGCAAAGTGCCTCATTTTTTTTCGAGGTTGGGAAATTTACAAAATGATGGAAACCTAGACTATTTACAATAGTAGAGGTGCGTTTAGCAGGCACCATGGTTTTcgacaaaaatattatgtccgagttatattttctaatattagcCCTTATACTTCTAATTGCTTTGAGATGGGCTAGTCCCCTGCAATTCCATACCATCGTCTTCATGGAGCAGTTGGAGGCATGGTAGAGCCTGTCTCATCAGCTTTATTTGATTTCCCAGTTGTTGCTTCATATGGATTTGCCCAGTGATATAGTTTGGTTCTAACATgctcttttgattttttttatttttctagttaTATTCGATTGCATTTCAAGTAGTATGAATGCCAGATCTTCCTACTCATTTATGGGGTTTTAATCTTTCCTTGTAAAAGGAGCAAGTGGTTCCTTAGaggttttttgaattttttttcttagtctGTTGACTATCTTCATGGATTAGtggtgtatttattttttctgcagCCTGTGGTGAAGAAGACTCCACGGGGTTGAAAGACCAATTTGTTGCTTTTAACAAATCATGtggctcttttattttttactgtCGTTGGGATAATAGGCTCTGTGGAGTGGATTGATTATGTGCTTTGGTGGGCACTTCTACGATGGGTTCCATTTCATTATCTGAGGTGGGCTCACTTAAGTGGGCCAAGTGGGTATTTTTAGAAAGGCTGACCCGTTAAGCCTTAAATCCCATAACTGCAGCTTGGATTTGCATCCATTGTGTACTCCATGCTTCTGTGTTTAGGGCAGAGGGGTAAGTAAAGCTCTGCAGTGCCGATTCCATCAGATTGCTGTAGAGGAGTTGGTTTGCCGTCAACTGTGTGAACTTATGGCCTGGAGTGATTGATGGAAATACATTCGGTGGGAATGAATTTACTCCCGAAGTGAATATGCTTTGGGTGGTTGGTGATGGGGCTTTAATGTCCACAGTAGATGGCTAAGAGATTCTCTACAGTGAACTGGTGGAAGTGGCGCTCGCTAGCTTCAGGTCACTTTATAGAAGATAACCACCGTAACTGGTTGGGTTTCTAGACGCCGAGGTGGGGCTTCCGCTTCCTCTAATATTTCTTACTTTCCCTTCAATGTTGAATTTCAATCCTTTGTTGTGTATGAAAAAGCATTTTTTCTGTGATTTCCGTGTTGGAGAAGAGGTCTCTTTGTGATGCAACCCCGTTTTGGGGCCTGGAAGGTTGAGGTGGCTCTGTTGTGATGTAACGACAAATCTGTGCATGGAGGGAACCATGTTTGGGTCATGTCTATGGTGAAGATTGGGGTCTTCGGTGCCGACGATCTTTGCGATATGAGTAAAGGATGTTCTTCCTCTAATTTCCTTTTCCCTTTGTCTTTCCTGATTTCTTCAACTATTTCTTTGTCTTTTTTGCTATCATCTCGCATATCTGATTGATTAGCTTCTAAGTCTTGGGTgtttctcatttgttcatgGGTCAAGAGCACTGGAAATAAAGGTGCCGATACTGCCATCATGTTGCTTTGCTCGATTATGGTTAATGGTTGTGAGTTGACCTTGAACAGATCCTCTTCTGCAATTTTTTCCAACTATGTTGTTCTTGATATGATTGTTTGGCCCTATTGAGGTGGTAGAATGATTCTTGAGTTGTGACTTTCGGCTCTAAGCCAAGGTCTAAAAGGTAGTTGGGTAGGGATGACTTTTAGGAACGTGCAAAAGATCTGTGAGTGACCTAGTCTACCACATGCATAACAAAAATTCGATGGCCTCTCATATTTGAAGGAGACCCATGTATCTATGTTGTAGTCTCTTAGAAGCCAGAAAccttgcttcaatggatttgtTATGTCTATTTCTACCTTGATCCTTATAAATTTTTCACATGCTATTTCGAAATGTGGATCTACTTCCACCTCCATAAGTGTTCCAATGGCTTTCCCAATTTTTGTGGCATTTGCAACAATCATGTGACCCAATGTGAGGTCGTGTATTTGCACATGAAAAACTAATGTATTTAAACTAATCGCATGCCATGTAGATCTAGCAGGCCACAGCTTTAGGATGAGCAAGTGTCCCTTGAAGTTCCATGGGGCTTGATTAATGATTCTTTGTTTATCATACGCTGTCTAGAAAGTGAAGAGGAAGAGATTTACATCTAAATCTTTTATGTGGGATTTTTTGATAAAGTTCCAGACTGCTTAGAAGTTTGCATGTAGTGAGATTTTATTTAGTGGCCGAGTTGCAACTATTCTTCTCACTAATGCAAGTTTTGTGGTTTCTTTTGCAATTTCTATGACTGGAGTTACGTTGAGATCCTCCCATGATAGAGCTTTTGTTTGTTGAATTAGAGAATCCATCTCCATGTCGAACACTTGATCTAAACTTGTGTTTTACTCCATTAAAGGAGTAGGAGTTTTATTGCGAGGTGTAGAGAGACTCTAAGAAATGAGTAGTTTTGAAAggataataaaattaatgaagGTGAGATGTATTGAGAAAATGAGATAAGCCTGGCATTGTTATGGAAAGTTAATTAAAAGCATAAAGAAATGGTAATTAAGACTCATAAAGAGAGctattgaaataaataaataagttttttatatacatttaaaataattaattaagttcaaTGTCTTAACTAGGGAGCAATTTGTGGAAATTAGGTCTGTTTGGTTATTAGATTGTACTGAGATCAAttcagtttagtctaattttaagttgagtctaatatctaaatactcaaTTCTTAAATCACTAAagtcatttcaattcaaaaattCTTTATACGgaggatttataatttttttcaatttaacacatctttatatgCAGAACCCATAAATTTTTTCgaattctcataaatatatctaaactcattttaatatctaaatatatctaaattcatcttaagtgAGTCTCACAAAACTTACtacaccatctcaactcattactattcataagaACTCAATTAATCTCAATTAAATTTCAcgtccaaacacaacctaaaatatattctttttgagaTAAAACTGTCTTTAATATTTAATGCAATTAGGTtgttagaaaagaaaaactaatgaAAAATGAGGGACAAATCCTAAATTATGAagggttagggttaggtttTCAGGTTCGTCGCCAGGGACTATAAAACCCCAACACACGCGGACGCCAAAGGCTCCACATTCCAGTCTTAAAGCGCAGCCACAAAGTAGAAGGAAACCCACCCAATTTTTTAGAGCTCAGAGCTTCCTGCTTCCAACCGATTGTTTTCAATACTTCTGTTCTTCTCGATCTCTTCCAATTCGCACAAATTGTTTCAATGCCAATCGGATGCGCCTTTTCTCCGAAGTCTTATTATAGTTTAAACTTTACAGATCTCTTTCTGTATACGATAGATAGAGGTGCCTTCATAATCCCAGATAAGCTAAAGCTTCGGTGCTTACCTGATTCATGGGAGGCAAAAAGCAAGGTTGGGAAGTTTCGCTGATTAACGCCTACTTTTTTATTCATCGCTTTGAGGCGTTTACTTAGTAACTTCGCCATACAtgcatttcaattttccatTTTCCCCCTTTGTTTTCCTTCCAAGTTTGAAAATCGATCTTTTGAAACCCCCaagtttctttttccttgagTTGTGTGAACCTACCTACGTAGCTGGACTTGGCCTTTGCTGCGGTAGGCTAAATGCAGAAGCTATATATATACGGTCCCTTGTTTGCCTTTTCAATCGGACGTCGATTCATTCATGACCTGCTCGTTTGAAGTTTGAAACCTTAATCCCAAACAGTCATtaataatctattatatttgATGTTTGGATTCCTGTaaaggatcgtgctacagcccccgctgggtctcccgctgggggctgtagccatatattgtatgtgtttttttttaagttgttttttatataatattttttaatattttttaagaaataaaataaatttagaacatcattaaaaatattttcttaattaagaagtaaaaaaaaaaattattaaaaaatacttctttaatcacgaagtaaaataaaaaatcataaaaaaatattttatattttactttgtgattaagtaagtattatttaataatatt includes these proteins:
- the LOC109020160 gene encoding putative lipid-transfer protein DIR1 produces the protein MEGGYKRLVFVALMFVFMVMMMGSESTIMLANGQTLCRMTKEGLKACEPSVSGLFPVPPSAACCSALSNADMQCLCLFKNSRLFNLYGIDPNLAFELPAKCNLPQFHCSN